The proteins below come from a single Roseiconus lacunae genomic window:
- a CDS encoding zinc ribbon domain-containing protein, which translates to MTQIVHCPKCQSAVSIQAEQAGTRVQCPSCQKIFLAPAVLGAGGASEEDEDWLSLAPPEPTKSHPKSTGPTVPPSISPAPSDSMQSGGGAKRDQVESLSAADLADEDSDNPFASIETSSPNPPSGDEDDPFTMAPVSQRPVSDQPFTDLFAADQSDASDPFASLPELESFGAPKAGSGSGSQSMPAAREPKIEYEDEYRIRCPICESMLVVKASQSGQTVRCGDCHGKVKVGPPPRKRKKTEAPSIESAATFRFTETTSKGRPADPMKRSAEELLEEASREEPDEEQKLSMAFDTPSVASWMRAVFGIFLDVGVIVHLLGLSVILAVPAAIISPYPTLSVIFVPLALLGITLTVSCGFAVLFSVANDADRVEDWPTVDPAAWFETLWLVIAATAISVGPAYVISTLVSAPPILVISLVMFCVYAVFPIVLLSMLDMQTVTMPFSADVSKSLTRCQDDWGIFYFSTGVLFAALFGYFVFAPQSPMGIGIGIVFSIMAVFVYFAILGRLAVAISGVVELGALDNPSGDDEEAAS; encoded by the coding sequence ATGACGCAAATCGTGCATTGCCCCAAGTGTCAGTCCGCCGTCTCGATTCAGGCGGAGCAAGCGGGCACGCGTGTTCAATGCCCGAGCTGCCAAAAGATCTTCCTGGCACCGGCTGTGCTCGGTGCCGGTGGTGCTAGCGAAGAAGATGAGGACTGGTTGTCGCTCGCGCCGCCAGAGCCAACGAAGTCCCACCCAAAATCGACCGGGCCTACAGTGCCCCCATCCATCTCACCTGCGCCAAGTGATTCCATGCAGTCCGGTGGTGGGGCCAAACGCGATCAGGTCGAATCGCTTTCGGCGGCCGATTTGGCTGACGAAGACTCGGACAATCCGTTCGCTTCGATCGAAACCTCATCCCCCAATCCGCCTTCGGGTGACGAAGACGATCCCTTCACGATGGCTCCCGTTTCGCAGCGACCGGTGTCCGACCAACCGTTCACTGATTTATTTGCCGCTGACCAATCCGATGCATCAGACCCGTTCGCCTCCTTGCCAGAACTGGAGTCGTTCGGTGCCCCTAAAGCTGGCAGTGGCTCGGGGTCGCAATCGATGCCAGCGGCTCGGGAACCGAAAATCGAGTACGAGGATGAGTACCGGATTCGTTGTCCGATTTGTGAATCGATGTTGGTCGTCAAGGCTTCGCAAAGTGGGCAAACGGTGCGATGTGGTGACTGTCACGGCAAAGTAAAAGTTGGCCCGCCACCACGTAAACGAAAGAAAACGGAAGCCCCGTCGATTGAATCCGCGGCAACATTTCGTTTCACTGAGACGACGTCCAAAGGTCGTCCGGCCGATCCGATGAAACGCAGTGCCGAGGAGCTGTTAGAAGAGGCCTCGCGTGAGGAACCGGATGAAGAGCAGAAGTTGTCGATGGCGTTTGATACGCCGAGCGTTGCGAGTTGGATGCGCGCCGTCTTCGGGATTTTTTTGGATGTCGGTGTGATCGTTCATCTGCTGGGGCTTTCGGTGATCTTGGCGGTTCCCGCTGCAATTATTTCACCTTACCCCACGCTGTCGGTGATCTTCGTACCGCTGGCACTGCTGGGTATCACGCTGACGGTGTCATGTGGGTTTGCGGTGCTTTTTTCGGTCGCCAATGATGCCGACCGAGTCGAAGACTGGCCAACGGTTGACCCGGCAGCTTGGTTCGAAACGTTATGGTTGGTAATCGCAGCGACCGCGATTTCGGTTGGCCCCGCTTACGTGATCTCGACGCTGGTCAGTGCTCCGCCGATTCTTGTAATCTCCCTGGTGATGTTCTGTGTCTACGCGGTGTTCCCCATCGTGCTGTTGTCGATGCTGGATATGCAAACGGTCACGATGCCATTTTCGGCAGACGTGTCAAAGAGTTTGACTCGCTGCCAGGACGACTGGGGCATTTTCTACTTCAGCACCGGTGTGTTGTTCGCCGCATTATTCGGGTACTTCGTATTTGCCCCCCAATCGCCGATGGGAATTGGGATCGGGATCGTCTTTTCGATCATGGCCGTGTTTGTTTACTTCGCCATTTTGGGGCGACTGGCGGTCGCGATTAGCGGCGTCGTCGAGTTGGGGGCCCTTGATAACCCGTCCGGTGACGACGAAGAAGCGGCGTCCTAG
- a CDS encoding thiazole synthase, translating into MPASEKPLRVGGHDLHSRLIVGTGRYDTMEQMRDSLDASGADCVTVAVRRERLYERGGKNILDFIDLDRYTLLPNTAGCYTAADAIRAAKLGREILRTLGNPGADWVKLEVLGDSKTLLPDPAETVSACAELAKEGFQVLCYTSDCPVTAQRLKQAGAASVMPAGSPIGSGQGLLNPNNLRIILEYLKEDDPEYPVIIDAGVGTASDVAEAFELGGDAVLLNTAIAHARDPVQMAIAMKHAAVAGRHAFLAGRIPKRLYGTASSPTEGVISTRPYQNNRE; encoded by the coding sequence ATGCCAGCGTCTGAGAAACCTTTACGCGTCGGTGGGCATGATTTGCACAGTCGACTAATCGTCGGCACCGGCCGTTACGACACGATGGAGCAAATGCGTGACAGCCTGGACGCATCCGGTGCCGATTGTGTGACCGTCGCCGTTCGGCGTGAGCGATTGTATGAACGCGGCGGCAAAAACATTCTCGACTTCATCGACCTCGATCGATACACGCTGCTTCCCAACACGGCCGGTTGCTACACCGCGGCCGATGCCATTCGAGCGGCCAAGCTCGGTCGTGAAATCTTGCGAACGCTTGGCAACCCGGGTGCCGATTGGGTCAAGTTAGAAGTGCTGGGGGACAGCAAGACGTTGCTTCCTGATCCCGCCGAAACCGTATCCGCGTGTGCAGAACTTGCCAAAGAAGGCTTCCAGGTACTCTGCTACACGAGTGACTGCCCGGTCACCGCGCAACGCCTCAAGCAAGCCGGTGCGGCCAGCGTGATGCCTGCCGGAAGCCCAATCGGAAGCGGCCAAGGTTTGCTCAATCCGAATAACTTGCGAATCATCCTGGAGTACCTCAAGGAGGACGATCCTGAGTACCCGGTGATCATCGACGCCGGAGTCGGAACGGCCAGTGATGTGGCCGAAGCGTTCGAGCTTGGTGGCGACGCCGTATTGCTTAATACAGCGATCGCGCACGCCCGTGACCCCGTCCAGATGGCGATCGCGATGAAGCATGCCGCGGTCGCCGGGCGTCACGCCTTCCTTGCCGGCCGGATTCCCAAGCGTCTTTACGGCACCGCATCCAGCCCCACCGAAGGCGTCATCAGCACGCGTCCTTATCAAAACAACCGCGAATAG
- the thiS gene encoding sulfur carrier protein ThiS — translation MIRITVNGDPVDLETEMSVQQLLDTVDVPPNYLAVEVNADVVPREDYASAIVRDGDAVEVVTLVGGG, via the coding sequence ATGATTAGAATCACTGTCAACGGCGACCCGGTTGATTTGGAAACCGAGATGAGCGTTCAACAACTGTTGGACACCGTCGATGTCCCACCCAACTACCTCGCGGTCGAAGTCAACGCCGACGTTGTGCCTCGCGAGGACTACGCGAGCGCGATCGTTCGTGATGGTGACGCGGTCGAAGTCGTCACGCTTGTCGGTGGCGGTTGA
- a CDS encoding sugar phosphate isomerase/epimerase family protein, translating into MARPVTLFTGQWADLPFTTMVEKTKGFGYDGIELACWGDHFEVDKALAEVDYCDNKRQALDDAGLQCHAISAHLAGQAVLDRIDQRHQAILPDYVWGDGDPDGVNQRAAEELMNTARAAQKFGVEVVNGFTGSSIWHLLYSFPPVPPSMIDDGFNLLAERFNPIMDVFGECGVRFALEVHPTEIAFDIYTAERALEALDNRPEFGFNFDPSHLIWQGVDPVKFIRRFPDRIYHVHIKDAIVTLDGLSGINCSHINFGDARRGWDFRSPGRGGVNFEEIIRALNDIGYQGPLSIEWEDSGMDRDFGAAEACEFTKKLDFSPSGRAFDAAFDEAND; encoded by the coding sequence ATGGCGCGCCCCGTCACTCTCTTTACCGGTCAATGGGCAGATCTTCCGTTCACCACTATGGTGGAAAAAACCAAGGGGTTCGGATACGACGGGATCGAACTTGCATGTTGGGGGGATCACTTTGAAGTCGACAAGGCGCTCGCCGAAGTCGATTACTGCGACAACAAACGCCAGGCACTCGACGACGCCGGCTTGCAATGTCATGCGATAAGCGCCCACCTCGCCGGCCAAGCGGTGCTGGACCGAATCGATCAACGGCACCAAGCGATCCTGCCGGACTACGTGTGGGGCGATGGTGATCCCGATGGAGTCAACCAGAGAGCCGCCGAAGAATTGATGAACACGGCCCGAGCGGCGCAAAAATTCGGCGTCGAAGTCGTCAACGGCTTCACGGGCAGCAGCATTTGGCACTTACTGTATTCGTTCCCACCGGTGCCTCCGAGCATGATCGATGACGGTTTCAACCTGCTCGCCGAGCGTTTCAATCCGATCATGGATGTCTTCGGTGAATGTGGCGTACGCTTCGCCTTAGAAGTTCACCCGACCGAAATCGCCTTTGACATTTACACCGCCGAACGCGCCCTCGAAGCGCTCGACAATCGCCCCGAATTCGGCTTTAACTTCGATCCTAGCCACCTGATTTGGCAAGGCGTCGATCCGGTCAAGTTCATCCGTCGCTTTCCGGACCGGATTTACCACGTCCACATCAAGGATGCGATCGTGACGCTCGACGGGTTGAGCGGAATTAATTGTAGCCATATCAATTTCGGCGATGCCCGACGCGGTTGGGATTTTCGCAGTCCCGGACGTGGCGGCGTGAACTTTGAAGAAATCATCCGTGCCCTCAACGATATTGGCTACCAAGGACCGCTTTCGATCGAATGGGAAGACAGCGGGATGGATCGTGATTTTGGTGCAGCCGAAGCCTGCGAGTTCACGAAGAAATTGGACTTTTCGCCCAGCGGTCGCGCCTTCGACGCAGCCTTTGACGAAGCCAACGATTGA
- a CDS encoding type IV pilus twitching motility protein PilT — protein sequence MAHKNGKSAPAAPRVTQPTTMEAVKERLRSSLLKKRDALEVDKFFRALVKLEGSDLHMKVGQPPMVRVGGELKPLNRGPIDSEEMVELLLPMMDERNLLIFEEEGGADFAYLCEVDGVRWRFRVNMLKSLGNIGLVARRINNFIPDFRGLFLPDSIEQLCHFEQGMVLLAGVTGSGKSTTIGSMLNYINSLYRKHILTLEDPIEFIFTEDKCLINQREMGQDVKDFNIGMKHAVREDPDIILVGELRDEETFMTAIHAAETGHLVFGTIHAASASTTIGRILDLFPEEMHNAIRSAIAFNMKGIVAQKLLRSIKPGVSRVPTCEVMTFNPTIRKLVLEGKDEKLPDAIRIGAEDGMQDFTMSLKGLIDDELIDRPTAFAVAPNKDALKMALKGIDVKAPGIL from the coding sequence ATGGCTCATAAGAACGGCAAATCGGCTCCCGCAGCTCCTCGTGTCACCCAACCGACCACGATGGAGGCGGTCAAAGAACGTCTACGCAGCAGTCTGCTGAAGAAACGCGACGCGCTTGAAGTGGACAAGTTCTTCCGCGCCTTGGTCAAACTGGAAGGCAGCGATTTGCACATGAAAGTTGGCCAACCGCCGATGGTGCGTGTTGGCGGCGAATTAAAACCGCTTAATCGCGGCCCAATCGACTCGGAGGAAATGGTCGAGCTGTTGCTGCCGATGATGGACGAGCGAAACCTGCTGATTTTTGAAGAAGAAGGCGGCGCTGACTTTGCGTACCTCTGCGAAGTCGACGGTGTTCGCTGGCGATTCCGGGTCAACATGCTCAAATCACTTGGCAATATCGGATTAGTTGCCCGGCGGATTAACAATTTTATCCCCGACTTTCGCGGGCTGTTTTTGCCCGATTCGATCGAGCAGCTCTGTCACTTCGAACAGGGCATGGTGCTACTCGCGGGGGTCACCGGTAGCGGTAAAAGTACGACGATCGGTTCGATGCTCAACTACATCAATTCGCTCTACCGCAAGCACATTTTGACGTTGGAAGATCCGATCGAATTTATCTTCACCGAGGATAAATGCTTGATCAACCAACGGGAAATGGGGCAGGACGTCAAAGACTTTAACATCGGGATGAAGCACGCCGTTCGTGAAGACCCCGATATCATCCTGGTCGGCGAGCTACGGGATGAAGAGACATTCATGACGGCCATCCACGCCGCCGAAACTGGTCACTTGGTCTTCGGGACGATTCACGCCGCGAGTGCGTCGACCACGATCGGGCGGATTTTGGATTTGTTCCCCGAAGAAATGCACAATGCTATCCGCAGTGCGATCGCATTTAACATGAAGGGAATCGTCGCTCAGAAGCTGCTCAGGAGCATCAAGCCGGGGGTCTCGCGAGTCCCGACGTGTGAGGTGATGACGTTCAATCCGACGATCCGAAAACTGGTTTTGGAAGGTAAAGATGAAAAGCTGCCTGACGCGATCCGCATCGGCGCCGAAGATGGGATGCAAGACTTTACGATGAGTCTAAAGGGCCTGATCGACGACGAATTGATCGACCGACCGACCGCGTTTGCCGTCGCGCCGAACAAGGATGCCTTGAAAATGGCCCTCAAGGGGATCGACGTCAAAGCACCGGGGATTTTGTAA
- a CDS encoding ATPase, T2SS/T4P/T4SS family: protein MPQDDQPQLWQSVAPVEFTPKLNDNSQAQALLIGARQGAGFAIAAGQVSHAIQSRATQVLFDFTAAGSTIRYMIDGQWEQLPPLDRESSDAMLIALKQLSLMNPADRRSAQSGSVMAKLKKEKYDVLLQSQGVPTGERVLMRLEAQQVPFETLADLGMRDKMVATVKQYLNSDGDIALLTAPKGEGLTTSWNIAIGAADRLVRDFQSFEEQAKPEPEIININPNYFGGSTGLTPYEALRKAILKEPDVYMFPEPVDSETFKLALDQVESLDKKIITRLVANSAVEGFARLVAKYADHRQAIAQKLSCVIGQRLVRRLCDNCKVGYQPPPQLLQQLGIPQGRVALLYQPFIPPPPEQQVDENGRPAPITPCPVCHGRGYFGRIAIYELLLPGPKLRDAITKTQDLAKLAAIAKSEGFHNVQTEAVLTVARGLTSLDELKRAFARKTQ, encoded by the coding sequence ATGCCACAAGATGATCAGCCTCAGCTCTGGCAATCGGTCGCGCCAGTCGAGTTTACGCCCAAGCTGAACGACAATTCGCAAGCCCAAGCACTGTTGATCGGTGCTCGGCAGGGGGCCGGTTTCGCGATCGCCGCTGGACAGGTTTCGCACGCCATTCAGTCCCGCGCGACTCAAGTGCTGTTCGATTTCACCGCCGCCGGAAGCACAATTCGGTACATGATCGATGGTCAATGGGAACAGTTGCCCCCACTCGATCGCGAAAGCAGTGATGCGATGCTGATCGCACTCAAGCAACTTAGCTTGATGAACCCCGCCGATCGCCGCAGTGCCCAATCGGGGTCGGTGATGGCCAAGCTGAAGAAAGAGAAATACGACGTCCTATTGCAATCTCAAGGCGTGCCGACCGGCGAACGAGTCCTGATGCGACTGGAAGCACAGCAGGTCCCGTTTGAGACGCTGGCCGATCTTGGCATGCGTGACAAGATGGTCGCGACGGTCAAACAGTACCTCAATTCCGATGGCGACATCGCCCTGCTCACGGCGCCGAAGGGCGAAGGCTTGACGACCTCCTGGAACATCGCAATCGGTGCCGCAGACCGCTTGGTGCGTGACTTTCAGTCATTCGAAGAGCAAGCGAAACCGGAGCCGGAAATCATCAACATCAACCCGAACTACTTCGGTGGTTCGACCGGCTTGACGCCATACGAAGCGCTGCGGAAGGCAATCTTGAAAGAGCCCGACGTTTACATGTTCCCCGAACCGGTGGATTCGGAAACGTTCAAGTTAGCGTTGGACCAAGTCGAAAGCTTGGATAAAAAAATCATCACCCGTTTGGTCGCCAACAGCGCCGTCGAAGGCTTCGCACGATTGGTTGCGAAGTATGCCGACCATCGGCAAGCGATCGCACAGAAGCTTTCATGCGTGATCGGCCAGCGTCTGGTCCGGCGTCTGTGTGACAATTGCAAAGTGGGCTATCAGCCGCCGCCGCAATTGCTGCAACAATTGGGCATACCACAAGGCCGTGTCGCGTTGTTGTATCAACCGTTCATTCCACCGCCTCCAGAACAGCAAGTGGACGAGAATGGTCGCCCGGCACCGATCACGCCATGCCCAGTCTGTCACGGACGCGGTTACTTCGGACGAATCGCAATTTACGAGTTGTTGTTGCCGGGGCCAAAGCTTCGGGATGCGATTACAAAGACACAGGATCTCGCCAAGCTAGCCGCGATCGCAAAGTCCGAAGGCTTCCACAATGTGCAAACTGAGGCCGTCTTAACTGTCGCCCGCGGCCTGACGAGCCTGGACGAATTAAAGCGAGCCTTCGCCCGTAAGACACAATAG
- a CDS encoding YggS family pyridoxal phosphate-dependent enzyme, whose amino-acid sequence MIDQIRANYQAVVQKIRQAESAAGRPSESVRLIGVTKYVDASTTQSLIDVGCADLGENRPQVLWQKAAELTVPKDFRWHMIGHVQTNKLRRLLKHRPLIHSVDSERLLRAIEEESRHQNCVTDVLLEVNVSGDENKTGLSVEEIRRLAKHCDPASVNLLGLMAMAGWGTAGDEAARQFAEVARLRDELEGELDRRLPELSMGMSGDFGEAIAAGATMVRIGSALFEGIPRS is encoded by the coding sequence ATGATCGATCAGATACGAGCGAACTACCAAGCCGTTGTTCAAAAGATTCGTCAAGCCGAGTCGGCCGCCGGTCGACCAAGCGAAAGCGTTCGCTTAATCGGTGTCACTAAATATGTCGATGCCTCGACGACACAAAGTTTGATTGACGTCGGGTGCGCAGACCTTGGTGAAAATCGCCCTCAGGTGCTCTGGCAAAAAGCGGCCGAACTGACTGTCCCCAAAGACTTTCGATGGCACATGATCGGTCACGTGCAAACGAACAAGCTTCGGCGTTTACTAAAACACCGGCCGCTGATCCACTCGGTCGATAGCGAACGCCTATTGCGGGCGATCGAAGAAGAATCTCGACATCAAAACTGTGTGACCGATGTTCTACTGGAAGTCAACGTCAGTGGGGACGAAAACAAAACCGGCTTATCGGTCGAAGAAATTCGCCGCCTCGCCAAGCATTGCGATCCGGCATCGGTAAACTTGCTCGGCCTGATGGCCATGGCCGGTTGGGGAACCGCCGGCGATGAAGCTGCCAGACAGTTCGCCGAGGTCGCCCGACTTCGTGACGAACTCGAAGGTGAACTCGACCGGCGACTGCCAGAATTATCGATGGGAATGAGCGGTGACTTCGGAGAAGCTATCGCCGCCGGGGCGACCATGGTTCGAATCGGTTCGGCTCTTTTCGAAGGCATCCCAAGAAGCTAA
- a CDS encoding YdjY domain-containing protein → MIAKLSNVILIALFVTVPLGVVGCGGRSETSESKSPQAGSSNLEGENGIVGDTDSSVESSSEIAAAPSASSELKADEVTENVPAKERSLPSLTSPENTPTEMADDATPLATPNSQWNRGPSAQEIAAKAFEPPPGATSLSKEGRLWIDPKKKRVYIDGYVAMTRGPLEMFACPAGTKEHESIVAALSRSRDAHAALLAVEASPGTPVRFRPEYVPPTGQVIRVWVCWYDSDGKFHTVDAREWIHDLDTGKAMATEWVFAGSGFWQDPEDNREYYEADSGDMICVSNFSSAMLDVAISSSADADALRFEPFESKIPARETPVRLVLVPVPNPTDEADSKAQTPDQIRPTADDVPRSKESENFTERSASS, encoded by the coding sequence GTGATTGCCAAGTTATCCAATGTCATTTTAATTGCGTTGTTCGTGACCGTCCCCCTCGGGGTCGTAGGCTGTGGCGGCCGTAGCGAGACAAGTGAGTCGAAATCACCTCAGGCTGGTTCGTCGAATCTCGAGGGTGAAAATGGCATCGTGGGTGATACCGATTCATCCGTCGAGTCTTCGTCTGAAATCGCCGCAGCCCCGTCCGCTTCGTCTGAATTGAAAGCAGATGAAGTTACCGAAAACGTGCCTGCCAAGGAGCGATCCCTCCCCAGCCTCACGTCACCGGAAAACACGCCTACCGAGATGGCCGACGATGCGACGCCCCTGGCGACTCCGAATTCGCAGTGGAATCGCGGCCCATCGGCGCAAGAGATCGCGGCGAAGGCATTCGAGCCACCTCCCGGAGCGACATCGCTGAGCAAAGAAGGGCGGCTCTGGATTGACCCTAAAAAGAAGCGAGTTTACATCGATGGCTATGTCGCGATGACGCGTGGCCCACTGGAAATGTTTGCGTGCCCTGCCGGTACCAAAGAACATGAATCGATCGTTGCGGCACTCAGCCGTTCGCGCGATGCCCATGCGGCTCTCCTGGCTGTCGAGGCAAGCCCGGGAACCCCGGTGCGATTTCGGCCTGAGTATGTCCCTCCGACTGGCCAAGTCATCCGCGTCTGGGTGTGCTGGTACGATTCGGACGGAAAATTTCATACCGTCGATGCCCGCGAGTGGATTCATGACCTGGACACCGGCAAAGCGATGGCGACCGAGTGGGTCTTCGCCGGCAGCGGTTTTTGGCAAGACCCTGAGGACAATCGTGAATACTACGAAGCTGATTCGGGTGACATGATTTGCGTCTCGAATTTTTCGAGTGCGATGCTGGATGTGGCGATCAGCAGTAGTGCCGATGCTGATGCGTTGCGTTTTGAGCCCTTTGAATCAAAGATTCCGGCCCGCGAAACCCCTGTGCGATTGGTGCTCGTTCCGGTCCCCAACCCTACCGATGAGGCTGATTCAAAAGCGCAGACACCGGACCAAATTCGGCCCACTGCCGATGACGTTCCGCGATCGAAAGAAAGCGAGAATTTCACAGAACGTTCTGCTTCTTCGTGA
- a CDS encoding sensor histidine kinase: MAVSPLKQKHWFRLSSLIVCTSLVTLATLHHLDLQNRSVLILCYVAAIASLHILVASFRDHAPSTDRSVGTPSEQQLAAARTQTLQQIEREFRTPLTTITAISEALLDVGGGCQDSATDNTDRHRDADQREFLRDIHHSALDVLNFVNDISDCEKASAGAIRLIPQPVALIDLMDRCLAMLTPRAEEKGLTLTAQVDDELTEVIADPIRLRQITLKLISNAIKNSQSGGMVIVQVRPDEGRCFRITVRDTGQGMTSDQMKHLFDPFVQSDDERQGIGQRFDMAIVKHLVELHGGSIDVQSVLGSGTRLMVRIPRTCDLANRVHRTPEDRIAPLGKRGRRREIGRPQPS, translated from the coding sequence ATGGCTGTATCACCACTAAAACAGAAGCATTGGTTCAGGCTGAGCAGCCTGATCGTTTGCACTTCACTTGTCACACTCGCGACGCTGCACCATCTCGATCTTCAAAATCGATCGGTGCTGATACTCTGTTATGTCGCGGCGATCGCGTCGTTGCATATTTTGGTCGCCAGCTTTCGGGATCACGCACCATCGACCGACCGATCTGTTGGCACACCTTCTGAGCAGCAGCTTGCGGCGGCTCGCACCCAGACGCTTCAGCAAATTGAACGCGAATTCAGGACTCCGTTGACCACCATTACGGCGATCAGCGAAGCTCTGCTTGATGTCGGTGGCGGCTGCCAAGATTCCGCGACCGATAACACAGACCGTCATCGTGATGCAGACCAGCGTGAGTTTTTGCGTGACATTCATCATTCTGCGCTCGATGTGCTGAACTTTGTCAACGACATATCTGACTGCGAAAAGGCATCTGCCGGGGCGATTCGTTTGATCCCACAACCGGTGGCTCTGATCGATCTGATGGACCGATGCCTCGCGATGCTGACACCGCGGGCAGAAGAGAAGGGGCTGACGCTGACCGCTCAAGTCGACGACGAATTAACCGAAGTGATCGCCGATCCGATTCGCTTGCGCCAAATCACCTTGAAGTTGATTTCCAATGCGATCAAGAACAGCCAATCGGGCGGCATGGTGATTGTCCAGGTTCGCCCCGACGAAGGTCGATGTTTCCGAATCACGGTTCGCGATACCGGGCAAGGAATGACTTCGGACCAAATGAAGCACCTCTTCGATCCCTTTGTGCAATCGGACGACGAGCGCCAGGGAATCGGACAACGATTCGATATGGCGATCGTGAAGCACCTGGTCGAACTACACGGTGGCTCAATCGACGTACAAAGCGTTTTGGGATCGGGAACTCGATTGATGGTGCGCATTCCACGAACATGCGACCTCGCCAACCGGGTTCATCGAACCCCCGAAGATCGTATCGCACCGCTGGGTAAGCGGGGACGTCGGCGGGAGATCGGTAGGCCTCAACCGTCGTGA